The Candidatus Edwardsbacteria bacterium DNA segment CAGTCGATCCCCATCCCGGCGCAGATGCCGTAGGCGAAGTAGGCGTTGATGCCCATGCCGGGGGCCAGGGCTATCGGGTAGTTGGACAGCAGTCCCATGGCGATGGTGATCAGCCCCGAAGCCAGGCAGGTGGCCAGGGTCACCGCGCCCTTGTCCATCCCGGCGGCCGCCAGGATCATGGGATTGGCGGCGATGATGTAGGACATGGCCATGAAGGTGGTGATCCCGGCCAGGATCTCGGTCCGGACGTTGGTCCGGTTCTCCTTCAGTTTGAAGAGCCTGTCAAGCAAGGTCATCTCCTTGTTCGGGTGTTATTTTTTGAAAGTTTCAAGATAGAGGGCTACCGCCACCATCAGGTAGGCGATGATCCTGACGGCTATCAACAGGGACTCCATCCGGATCTGCAGGTCGAAAATGGTGGCCAGGTGGGTGCCTCCGAACAGGCCGAAGGCCAGGCCGACCATCAAAGCGGTCCGGTTCTTTTTATTCCGGTAGCCCCAGATGCCGAATCCCAGGATGACCAGGCATAAAATAAGGTTGATCAGGTATATCAGTTTGACAGCTTCGATCATGGGACCTCCTCGTTTATTATATTGTGTGGACAAGTTATTGATGCCGCAGAAAACCTTCCCTGCGGCATCGTTATGATGAACTCTTCCCTTAGTCCTTGGAGCCGGCCTTGACGGCGGTCCGCGGCTTGGGCTTGCCGGAGGTCTTTTTAAGCGCCTTCAATACCACCTTGGGCTTGCTTCCGCTTTCCAGATATATCACCTCGATCTGGGTGCCGGAGATGATGTCCCCGAAGCCGTATCCGTCATCGTGCTCGGCGGTGTAGAATTTCTTGCCGTCGCGGGAGATGATCCCGGAGAAGGCCTCGGTGGTATCCACCCCCAGCAGGTTCCAGGCCTTGTAACCGGTGATCATGCGACCCTTCTGCTCCTCGACGACAAAGGTGTATTGGGATGACTGGACGTGCCCCCGGTCTTTGTGGTGGGAGACGGTCGAACCCTCCCAGGTGCCTACCAGATTGGGCTGGGGGCTTTTCTGGGTCCAGGCGGTCATGGCAAAAGCCAACCCGATAAGAACCACGATGGCTACCAGTAATTTTTTCATGGGTTTCCTTTCGATAATGATTGTTATTGGTTTATATTTTTAATGGATTTCATTACATCAACATTTTGTCATGTTATCTTAAAAGAGAAATAAAAGCAAGAAATATTTGGCATTACAATAAAAAAGCCCATCTGATTGACGGGCTTGGAACTTGTGATATTAAAAAACGGTCTTTAATATTTTGCCGGCCCGGACAATATCCCCATCACTTGCATCCAGGTGGGTCACCGCCCGCAGCTTGGTGGTTCCGAAGGGTATAACCCACAGGCCCTTTAGGGCCAGCTTCTTCATGGCCTGCTCGGAATTCATGCCGGTCCGTTTGATGTCAAAAACGATTATATTGGTCTGCACGCTCGTCAGATCGATTTTGATCTTTGATATTTGAGAAATCATCCGGCCCAGCATCTTGGCCCTCCTGTGGTCATCGGCCATCCTTTTGATATTATGCTTCAGGGCATAAAGACCCGCCCCGGCCAAAATTCCGGATTGGCGCATGCCACCGCCCAGCATCTTGCGGTTACGGGCCGCCCCGGCAATGAATTTTTTTTCTCCGGCCAGCACCGAGCCCACCGGGCAGCCCATCCCCTTGGAGAAGCAGACCATCACCGAGTCGAAATACCTGGCGTAATCTTTCAGAGCAATCCCGCTGGCCACCGAGGCATTCCACAGGCGGGCCCCGTCCAGATGCATTTTGATCCCCTGCTTTTTGCCTATGGCCGATATCTTTTTGATCTCATCCAGCGGATAGACCGTCCCGCCCGCCCGGTTGTGGGTGTTCTCCAGGCAGACCAGGGTCGTTTTGGGCTGATGGATATCCTCGGGCCTGATGGCCTCCTGTATCTGCTCGGCAGACATCACCCCGCCCGGCCCGGTCAGGGCGTTGAACTGCACCCCGGACATCACCGCCGCCCCGGCCACCTCGTAGCGGAAGATGTGCGATTCGTAATCCAGGATCACCTCGTCCCCCGGCCGGGTATGGGCCATGATGGCCAGCTGGTTTCCCATGGTGCCGGAGGGCACGAACAGCCCGGCCTCCTTGCCCAGCAGTCTGGCGGTCTGGTTTTGCAGCTTGATGACGGTGGGGTCGTCGCCCAGCACGTCGTCGCCCAGCGGCGCGGCCATCATGGCCTTGATCATGGACGGGGTGGGCCGGGTGACGGTATCGGAACGCAGGTCTATTATCTTCA contains these protein-coding regions:
- the ltaE gene encoding low-specificity L-threonine aldolase, whose protein sequence is MKIIDLRSDTVTRPTPSMIKAMMAAPLGDDVLGDDPTVIKLQNQTARLLGKEAGLFVPSGTMGNQLAIMAHTRPGDEVILDYESHIFRYEVAGAAVMSGVQFNALTGPGGVMSAEQIQEAIRPEDIHQPKTTLVCLENTHNRAGGTVYPLDEIKKISAIGKKQGIKMHLDGARLWNASVASGIALKDYARYFDSVMVCFSKGMGCPVGSVLAGEKKFIAGAARNRKMLGGGMRQSGILAGAGLYALKHNIKRMADDHRRAKMLGRMISQISKIKIDLTSVQTNIIVFDIKRTGMNSEQAMKKLALKGLWVIPFGTTKLRAVTHLDASDGDIVRAGKILKTVF